A portion of the Thermococcus sp. genome contains these proteins:
- a CDS encoding 30S ribosomal protein S27e, with product MALPKNLIPMPRSRFLRVKCIDCGNEQIVFSNPSTTVRCLVCGATLVEPTGGKGIIKAKILEVLE from the coding sequence ATGGCTCTCCCAAAGAACCTTATACCGATGCCGAGGAGCAGGTTCCTCCGCGTCAAGTGCATCGACTGCGGCAACGAGCAGATAGTCTTCAGCAACCCATCCACAACCGTCCGTTGTCTCGTCTGCGGTGCCACCCTTGTCGAGCCTACCGGTGGTAAGGGCATCATCAAGGCCAAGATTCTTGAGGTTCTTGAGTGA
- a CDS encoding 50S ribosomal protein L44e, which yields MKYPKKIRTYCPYCKKHTIHKVEKVKKRPRSELSQGQRRFRRIMKGYRGFPRPNPAGREKPVKKLDLRFRCTVCGKAHTRGKGFRVKKFELVEV from the coding sequence ATGAAGTATCCAAAGAAGATAAGGACGTACTGTCCGTACTGTAAGAAGCACACTATCCACAAGGTCGAGAAGGTCAAGAAGAGACCGAGAAGCGAGCTCAGCCAGGGTCAGAGGCGCTTCAGAAGAATTATGAAAGGTTACCGCGGTTTCCCAAGGCCGAACCCGGCCGGAAGGGAGAAGCCGGTCAAGAAGCTCGACCTCCGCTTCCGCTGTACGGTCTGCGGCAAGGCCCATACCAGAGGAAAGGGATTCAGGGTTAAGAAGTTCGAGCTGGTGGAGGTGTGA